In the Drosophila biarmipes strain raj3 chromosome X, RU_DBia_V1.1, whole genome shotgun sequence genome, one interval contains:
- the LOC108025713 gene encoding uncharacterized protein LOC108025713, producing MVGGLLIMGLAMVDSLECYACDSAEDSQCATRPGQQLEVEECSQANDECVTSISAGLTRRGCLARLYPNGYCAAPCDRCNTSLCNRHVYPTDRLRCYQCSGSDCIDVTGRPQYLLPCPIYKEADRCYTNVVHMSNTLRGCVGTNLPDTCPHVCLKCNYNGCNVEKTVTETRCLQCSHNRLAPNPDCLRNQAESDDDAQAKCSLDNATVTHCVNKVMYGHREKCFSYRNTQTEVVQRGCSTAMGFYPTGELSECHGELCNANCQDIVCAACNSTADPGCRAGRNLPTEKCAAGTTACYSCEQDSTYDHCPIFADTFLRRGCADGNFTPAALGDSCQLCRDADSCNRYSVRSCYRCNAQDEDTDCAAMDLPSAMTTSNCSSATELCVSTVVSRLDGIYTVRGCAGQVPECSANDPYCVRCNGSLCNDAPTLWRQTQLDLVTARDILPDNWWSLLQYWWSRKLR from the exons ATGGTGGGTGGACTGCTCATCATGGGATTAGCCATGGTGGACTCTCTGGAGTGCTATGCCTGCGATTCCGCCGAGGATTCGCAGTGTGCCACGCGGCCGGGCcagcagctggaggtggaggagTGCAGCCAGGCGAACGACGAGTGTGTCACCTCCATATCGGCGGGACTGACGCGACGCGGCTGCCTGGCGCGTCTCTATCCCAATGGCTATTGTGCCGCTCCCTGCGACCGCTGCAATACGAGTCTGTGCAATCGGCACGTTTATCCCACGGATCGTTTGCGCTGCTATCAGTGCAGCGGCTCGGACTGCATCGATGTGACCGGTCGACCGCAGTATCTGCTGCCCTGCCCCATCTACAAGGAGGCCGATAGATGCTACACCAACGTGGTCCACATGTCCAACACCCTGCGGGGCTGTGTGGGCACCAATCTGCCGGATACCTGTCCTCATGTCTGCCTCAAGTGCAACTACAACGGTTGCAATGTGGAGAAGACCGTCACGGAAACGCGTTGCCTGCAGTGCTCCCACAATCGATTGGCTCCCAATCCGGATTGCCTGAGGAACCAGGCGGAATCGGACGACGATGCGCAAGCGAAGTGCTCGTTGGACAACGCCACGGTCACGCATTGCGTCAACAAGGTGATGTACGGACACCGGGAGAAGTGCTTCAGCTATCGGAACACCCAAACGGAGGTCGTCCAGCGGGGCTGCTCCACCGCCATGGGCTTCTATCCCACCGGCGAGCTGAGCGAGTGCCACGGCGAACTCTGCAATGCCAATTGCCAGGACATCGTCTGTGCCGCCTGCAATTCCACCGCCGATCCGGGCTGCCGGGCGGGACGCAATTTGCCAACCGAGAAATGCGCAGCCGGCACCACGGCCTGCTATTCCTGCGAGCAAG ATTCTACATATGACCACTGCCCTATTTTTGCAGATACCTTCCTGCGCCGTGGCTGTGCGGATGGGAACTTTACACCTGCTGCCCTGGGCGACAGTTGCCAGTTGTGTCGGGATGCCGACTCGTGCAATCGGTACTCCGTGCGGAGTTGCTACCGCTGCAATGCCCAGGATGAGGACACGGATTGTGCGGCCATGGACCTGCCCTCGGCGATGACCACCAGCAATTGCTCCAGCGCCACGGAGCTGTGTGTCAGCACGGTGGTCAGTCGGCTGGACGGGATCTACACGGTGCGGGGATGCGCGGGTCAGGTGCCCGAGTGCTCCGCCAATGATCCCTACTGTGTGCGCTGCAATGGAAGCCTGTGCAACGATGCACCTACCCTCTGGCGGCAAACGCAACTGGATTTGGTTACGGCTAGGGATATCTTGCCGGATAACTGGTGGTCACTGCTGCAGTACTGGTGGTCTAGGAAACTGCGATAA
- the LOC108025784 gene encoding integrator complex subunit 6, whose protein sequence is MTIILFLVDTSSSMCQKAYVNGVQKTYLDIAKGAVETFLKYRQRTQDCLGDRYMLLTFEEPPANVKAGWKENHATFMNELKNLQSHGLTSMGESLRNAFDLLNLNRMQSGIDTYGQGRCPFYLEPSVIIVITDGGRYSYRNGVHQEIILPLSNQIPGTKFTKEPFRWDQRLFSLVLRMPGNKIDERVDGKVPHDDSPIERMCEVTGGRSYRVRSHYVLNQCIESLVQKVQPGVVLQFEPLLPKEAGASAASGGSAGTGSISITGSGISLTSGADPPPDIVFQPVKKMIYVQKHITQKTFPIGYWPLPEPYWPDSKAITLPPRDAHPKLKILTPAVDEPQLVRSFPVDKYEIEGCPLTLQILNKREMNKCWQVIVTNGMHGFELPFGYLKAAPNFSQVHLYVLAYNYPALLPILHDLIHKYNMSPPNDLMYKFNAYVRSIPPYYCPFLRKALVNINVPYQLLQFLLPENVDNYLSPTIANQLKHIKNTAKQDQENLCLKVYKQLKQPKPPYRQVETAKLCTGAALRRDLVRHPLLRDTFAKLHAEIEPVDNYTIVVPQLTHQSSAKTYRNPFDIPRRDLVEEIARMRETFLRPASLVAKDSGHCLPIAEMGNYQEYLKNKDNPLREIEPTNVRQHMFGNPYKKDKHMVMVDEADLSDVAPMKSPNGNGPGGAPPGSPSGSGSPTGGGPSAPGSSPGGGGGPGMPGMGGGMSGLMLGAGGSAGSSKKLDGTTRGRKRKAGPLPRAFEFRRISTDSRSSCSSSVSSTTGSAPGTPIPGAASSIACDSTGGADGSASASCFDEDSNSNSSFVSSVSEASTSDSGMSMSHTDRLGIGFDFNEEETSDQDTPLNGYVHNFINGIIDDATTGETESSLASTLGPGVPPASEPTGATIPALAAATPAASVIQASNGSEVCPVAAAGSSSSSPTSTSASSSGVLYVPLNGLTTHAAYSSNLGGLSSPLDNLSSLGGAVTGAGAGLLSINKPGLLPLANGYHSHSSAISPPSPLSLVPPTTLATSSVIASTSSGLVSSSSSSAYFSHNDINDASEISRILQTCHNGTSGGSSGGAGATSSNLNGNGSTDSGGASPEDHAPLGGNSFDALKRTAGLVGGTGAGNPHYYWASGLNHHNNNNSGTAAGAPGTSVISNNHNHRGHNNSSPCKLEVKSNSSCGSSPTHNNGGMNSPGQSLPLTLSEEQREAARQHNIELRLQIFRDIRRPGRDYTQLLEHMNLVKGDHEMQSDFVEMCIGESLRFRRHRMVSSLQEWWDRKQQLTAGLASGGITGGGAAGASAEQAVAKS, encoded by the coding sequence ATGACAATCATACTCTTCCTGGTGGACACCTCGTCGTCCATGTGCCAGAAGGCGTATGTGAATGGGGTGCAAAAGACGTATCTGGACATAGCCAAGGGCGCCGTGGAGACGTTCCTGAAGTATCGCCAGCGGACGCAGGACTGCCTGGGCGATCGCTACATGCTGCTCACGTTCGAGGAGCCGCCGGCGAATGTGAAGGCTGGCTGGAAGGAGAACCATGCCACCTTCATGAACGAGCTGAAGAACCTGCAGAGCCACGGCCTCACCTCGATGGGTGAATCGCTGCGCAACGCCTTCGATCTGTTGAATCTGAATCGGATGCAGTCGGGCATCGATACGTACGGCCAGGGCCGGTGTCCCTTCTACCTGGAACCATCGGTCATCATTGTGATCACGGACGGCGGACGGTATTCGTACCGCAACGGTGTCCACCAGGAGATCATACTGCCGCTGAGCAACCAAATACCGGGCACAAAGTTCACCAAGGAGCCCTTTCGATGGGATCAGCGACTCTTCTCGCTGGTCCTCCGCATGCCGGGCAACAAGATCGACGAGCGGGTGGATGGCAAGGTGCCGCACGATGATTCGCCCATCGAACGGATGTGCGAGGTGACGGGTGGACGGTCGTATCGCGTCCGAAGCCACTACGTCCTGAACCAGTGCATCGAGAGTCTGGTCCAGAAGGTTCAGCCTGGTGTGGTGCTGCAGTTTGAGCCACTGCTGCCGAAGGAGGCGGGTGCCAGCGCTGCCTCCGGTGGCTCGGCGGGCACCGGATCGATATCGATCACCGGCTCTGGCATATCATTGACGTCCGGAGCGGATCCACCACCCGACATTGTCTTCCAGCCGGTGAAGAAGATGATCTACGTGCAGAAGCACATCACGCAGAAGACCTTCCCCATCGGCTATTGGCCGCTGCCGGAGCCCTATTGGCCGGACTCCAAGGCGATCACGCTGCCGCCCCGCGACGCACATCCCAAGCTGAAGATCCTGACGCCGGCGGTGGATGAGCCGCAGTTGGTGCGCAGCTTCCCGGTGGACAAGTACGAGATTGAGGGCTGTCCGCTGACGCTGCAGATTCTCAACAAGCGCGAGATGAACAAGTGCTGGCAGGTGATTGTCACCAATGGGATGCACGGGTTCGAGCTGCCCTTTGGCTACCTCAAGGCGGCGCCGAACTTCTCGCAGGTGCACCTCTACGTACTGGCCTACAATTATCCAGCGCTGCTGCCCATCCTGCACGACCTCATCCACAAGTACAACATGAGTCCGCCAAACGATCTGATGTACAAATTCAACGCCTACGTGCGCTCCATACCGCCGTATTACTGCCCGTTCTTGCGCAAGGCCCTGGTCAACATCAATGTGCCGTACCAGCTGCTGCAGTTCCTGCTCCCGGAGAACGTGGACAACTACCTGTCGCCGACGATCGCCAATCAGCTGAAGCACATCAAGAATACGGCCAAGCAGGATCAGGAGAATCTCTGCCTGAAGGTCTATAAGCAATTGAAGCAACCGAAGCCGCCGTATCGCCAGGTGGAGACGGCTAAACTTTGCACCGGCGCCGCGTTGCGCAGGGATTTGGTGCGGCATCCACTGCTGCGCGACACATTCGCCAAGTTGCATGCGGAAATCGAGCCCGTGGATAACTATACGATTGTGGTGCCGCAGCTGACGCATCAATCGTCTGCGAAGACGTACCGCAATCCCTTCGATATACCACGGCGGGATTTGGTGGAGGAAATAGCCAGGATGCGGGAGACGTTCCTGCGACCCGCCTCGCTGGTGGCCAAGGACTCGGGCCACTGCCTGCCCATTGCCGAGATGGGCAACTACCAGGAGTACCTCAAGAACAAGGACAATCCGCTGCGTGAGATCGAGCCGACGAATGTGCGGCAGCACATGTTTGGCAACCCCTACAAGAAGGACAAGCACATGGTGATGGTGGACGAGGCGGACCTGAGCGATGTGGCGCCAATGAAGTCGCCAAATGGCAACGGACCGGGTGGTGCTCCACCCGGTTCTCCTTCCGGATCGGGCTCGCCCACGGGCGGAGGACCCTCGGCGCCGGGCTCCTCGCCAGGCGGTGGCGGGGGTCCTGGGATGCCCGGCATGGGCGGCGGAATGTCGGGACTCATGCTTGGAGCCGGTGGCAGTGCTGGTTCCTCCAAGAAACTCGATGGCACGACGAGGGGGCGAAAGAGGAAAGCCGGTCCACTGCCACGTGCCTTTGAATTTCGACGAATATCAACGGATTCGCGATCTTCCTGCTCCAGCTCTGTCTCCTCAACGACGGGCAGTGCGCCGGGGACACCAATACCGGGCGCCGCGTCATCCATAGCCTGCGATTCCACTGGCGGAGCCGATGgcagtgccagtgccagttGCTTCGACGAggacagcaatagcaacagtAGCTTTGTGAGCTCCGTATCGGAGGCATCGACCAGCGATTCCGGGATGTCCATGTCGCATACGGATCGCTTGGGCATCGGTTTCGATTTCAATGAGGAGGAGACTAGCGACCAGGACACACCGCTCAACGGCTATGTGCACAACTTTATCAATGGCATCATCGATGATGCGACAACGGGCGAAACGGAATCCTCGCTCGCCAGCACTTTGGGGCCGGGTGTACCTCCGGCTAGCGAACCGACCGGTGCCACAATACCAGCTCTTGCAGCCGCAACACCAGCCGCATCTGTGATCCAGGCCAGCAATGGCAGCGAAGTTTGCCCCGTCGCTGCAGCCGGCAGTAGCAGTAGTTCCCCCACTTCCACCAGCGCCAGTTCCTCGGGAGTGCTCTATGTGCCCCTCAACGGGCTGACCACGCATGCGGCCTACAGCAGCAATCTGGGCGGCCTGAGCTCGCCGCTGGACAACCTGAGCTCCCTGGGCGGAGCGGTGACCGGTGCGGGTGCAGGACTGCTGAGCATAAACAAGCCGGGACTGCTGCCCCTGGCCAATGGCTACCATTCGCATAGTTCTGCCATCTCTCCGCCGTCGCCGCTGTCCTTGGTGCCGCCAACGACGCTGGCAACAAGCAGTGTCATCGCTTCCACCTCCTCAGGACTCGTGTCCAGCTCCAGTTCCAGTGCCTACTTCAGCCACAACGACATCAACGATGCCTCGGAGATCTCGCGGATACTGCAGACCTGCCACAATGGAACCAGCGGTGGCTCCTCCGGAGGAGCGGGAGCCACCAGCAGCAATTTGAATGGCAATGGGAGTACGGACAGCGGAGGAGCCTCCCCCGAGGATCATGCCCCGCTGGGTGGCAATAGTTTCGATGCTCTCAAACGAACGGCTGGACTTGTGGGCGGCACCGGAGCCGGGAATCCCCACTATTACTGGGCCAGTGGTCTCAATCAtcacaataataacaacagtGGCACGGCCGCTGGAGCGCCAGGCACTTCTGTGATAAGCAACAATCACAACCACCGGGGCCACAACAATAGTAGTCCCTGCAAGCTGGAGGTCAAGAGCAACTCCAGCTGCGGCTCATCGCCGACGCACAACAACGGGGGGATGAACTCGCCGGGACAATCGCTGCCCCTCACGCTCAGCGAGGAGCAACGCGAAGCGGCCCGGCAGCACAACATCGAACTGCGCCTGCAGATCTTCCGGGATATTCGGCGACCCGGGCGCGACTATACCCAGCTGCTGGAGCACATGAATCTGGTGAAGGGCGACCATGAGATGCAGTCGGATTTCGTGGAGATGTGCATTGGGGAGTCGTTGCGCTTCCGCCGGCATCGCATGGTGTCCAGCCTGCAGGAGTGGTGGGACCGAAAGCAGCAGCTGACTGCTGGACTGGCGAGTGGGGGAATCACCGGTGGTGGGGCGGCGGGGGCCAGCGCGGAGCAGGCCGTCGCCAAGAGTTAA
- the LOC108025920 gene encoding PHD finger protein 7: protein MVRMCVLCRSSEAKDEVSFGPTIVEYNIMVHRNCLYLSSNLVQRGNSRVGILRFLKDDIVAEARRCRHLICCYCHQPGANIGCCKFGCRRTFHTKCGIDNLAQNQFRGTYKSFCHQHVITHHRRPTSDDAICVICTEQLIEKGKRFNAVNMLYSPCCQNGWYHRRCLQKYANTSGYFFKCPLCNNTQEFHDVTLMGIAVSSQDAIWETEPNAYAEHFRRDIACVAKVCRAMAGRSDNSLSLIYCSTCGSNPSHAVCVSQVYCTYVCYVCLPVMPTPRSMAKSDNESVNSDESDFVPFAQESSNRRTPPMSENAAAMGNERDSVPSKLYTSGWDDSDDTGDDEEVFERLAQRTQHTVAESSDDEQPSTSAAAAAAAAARTQANRRRSTRSSAAAAAVAAPRRSSLRLSAQNNNQENTEPSGSSSSGARRSLRSRRTMPAKRFDSEEEDSDNDNTDKKKNKRRPKKRAVSPSPSAMPASRRYLRSMSPNFATARYLRSVTPEAVEARANNQTPQGITMRRMTMASSTASRSIAKTPPGNSMRRTSMTPEAVASRSNGQAPAGRNVRRRTMTSSNAARDMDVSCVANRTRNRLPSYMAHRK from the exons ATGGTGCGTATGTGCGTGTTGTGTCGCAGCAGCGAGGCCAAAGATGAAGTGTCCTTCGGGCCCACCATTGTGGAGTACAATATAATGGTGCACCGCAACTGCCTG TACCTGAGCTCCAATCTCGTGCAGCGCGGCAACAGCCGTGTGGGCATCTTGCGCTTCCTCAAGGACGACATCGTCGCCGAGGCCAGGCGTTGCCGCCACCTGATCTGCTGCTACTGCCACCAGCCGGGTGCCAACATCGGCTGCTGCAAGTTCGGctgccgccgcaccttccacACCAAGTGCGGCATCGACAACCTGGCCCAGAACCAATTCAGGGGCACGTACAAGTCCTTTTGCCACCAGCATGTGATCACCCATCACCGTCGTCCGACCAGCGACGATGCCATCTGTGTCATCTGCACGGAGCAACTGATCGAGAAGGGCAAGCGCTTCAATGCGGTGAACATGCTCTATTCGCCATGCTGCCAGAACGGCTGGTACCACCGCAGATGCCTCCAGAAGTATGCCAACACCTCTGGCTACTTCTTCAAGTGCCCGCTGTGCAACAACACACAGGAGTTCCACGACGTCACCCTCATGGGCATCGCCGTGTCTAGCCA GGATGCAATTTGGGAGACAGAGCCTAATGCATACGCCGAACACTTCCGTCGCGACATTGCCTGCGTTGCCAAGGTATGCAGGGCAATGGCCGGCCGCAGTGACAACTCGCTCTCGCTGATATACTGCAGCACTTGCGGCTCCAATCCGTCCCATGCCGTGTGCGTCTCCCAAGTATATTGCACTTACGTCTGCTACGTTTGCTTGCCCGTCATGCCCACTCCGCGGTCCATGGCTAAGTCTGACAACGAGTCGGTAAACTCCGATGAAAGTGATTTTGTGCCCTTCGCCCAGGAGTCCTCTAACCGACGGACTCCCCCCATGTCTGAAAACGCGGCCGCCATGGGGAACGAGCGCGATAGTGTGCCGTCCAAGCTGTATACCTCCGGCTGGGATGATAGCGATGACACCGGGGACGACGAGGAAGTGTTCGAACGGTTGGCCCAACGCACTCAGCATACAGTCGCTGAGTCGTCTGATGATGAGCAGCCCTCCACCTctgcggctgcggcggcggcggcggctgcccGTACGCAAGCTAACCGGCGCAGGTCAACCCGTTCCAGTGCGGCTGCAGCAGCTGTGGCCGCACCGCGTCGCAGCAGCCTTCGTCTGTCGGCCCAGAATAATAACCAGGAGAACACCGAGCCCTCCGGCTCCTCATCTAGCGGCGCCCGTCGTTCTTTGCGCTCCCGTCGCACAATGCCAGCCAAAAGGTTCGATAGCGAGGAGGAGGATTCGGACAATGATAATACTgacaagaagaagaacaaGCGCCGACCAAAGAAACGCGCCGTGTCGCCATCCCCATCGGCTATGCCAGCCAGCCGGCGCTACTTGCGCTCCATGTCGCCGAACTTCGCCACTGCTCGCTACTTGCGCTCTGTCACCCCGGAGGCCGTTGAAGCTCGTGCCAACAACCAGACGCCACAAGGAATAACCATGCGTCGCATGACCATGGCCAGCTCCACCGCCAGTCGCTCCATTGCCAAGACTCCACCAGGCAATAGCATGCGCCGCACGTCGATGACTCCGGAGGCCGTTGCCAGTCGCTCTAACGGCCAGGCGCCAGCAGGAAGGAACGTGCGCCGCCGGACCATGACCAGCTCGAACGCGGCTCGCGACATGGATGTGTCTTGCGTGGCAAACAGAACTCGCAACCGCTTGCCCAGCTACATGGCCCACCGCAAGTAG
- the LOC108025883 gene encoding delta(3,5)-Delta(2,4)-dienoyl-CoA isomerase, mitochondrial, producing the protein MSLSRLNTLMKLAPKSTAIRTIQMQPQRNLSAHAHPEAGPTGHFKTLAISSPKPFVFHVELHRPSKFNAINKQMWLEIKECIDGLATNPDCRAIVVSAAGKHFTAGIDLNDMMSLGQTMAEIDDYARKGVILERMIKLYQDSISSLEQCPKPVITAVHKACIGAGVDLITASDIRYCTDDAFFQVKEVDIGMAADVGTLQRLPKAVGSQSLARELCYTGRKFEAAEAHSSGLVSRVFPDKESLLTGALALAELIASKSPIAVQTTKQNLTYSLEHTNQEGLDHIRLLNKLNLQSEDFAQAVAAQLTKDEKPVFAKL; encoded by the exons ATGTCGCTCTCCCGACTGAACACACTGATGAAGCTGGCGCCCAAGTCCACCG CCATTCGAACCATCCAGATGCAGCCCCAGAGAAACCTCTCGGCCCACGCCCACCCGGAAGCCGGGCCCACCGGTCACTTCAAGACCCTGGCCATCAGCTCGCCCAAGCCGTTCGTCTTCCATGTGGAGCTCCACCGTCCCAGCAAGTTCAATGCCATCAACAAGCAGATGTGGCT GGAGATCAAGGAGTGCATCGATGGGCTGGCCACCAATCCAGATTGCCGGGCTATAGTCGTGTCCGCCGCTGGAAAGCACTTCACCGCCGGCATCGACCTCAATGACATGATGAGCCTGGGCCAGACGATGGCCGAGATCGACGACTATGCGCGCAAGGGCGTCATCTTGGAGCGCATGATCAAGCTGTACCAGGACTCGATCAGCAGCCTGGAGCAGTGCCCCAAGCCGGTGATCACGGCGGTGCACAAGGCGTGCATTGGCGCAGGCGTGGACCTGATCACTGCCTCCGACATTCGCTACTGCACCGATGACGCCTTCTTCCAGGTCAAGGAGGTGGACATCGGCATGGCCGCCGATGTGGGCACCCTGCAGCGCCTGCCCAAGGCGGTGGGCAGTCAGTCGCTGGCCCGAGAGCTGTGCTACACCGGCCGTAAGTTCGAGGCGGCCGAGGCCCATTCCTCGGGTCTGGTGAGCCGCGTCTTCCCGGACAAGGAGTCCCTGCTGACCGGAGCCTTGGCCCTGGCCGAGCTCATTGCCAGCAAGAGCCCCATCGCCGTGCAGACCACCAAGCAGAATCTGACCTACTCGCTGGAGCACACCAACCAGGAGGGATTGGATCACATT CGCCTGCTGAACAAGCTGAACCTGCAGTCGGAGGACTTTGCCCAGGCCGTGGCCGCCCAGTTGACCAAGGACGAGAAGCCCGTGTTCGCCAAGCTGTGA
- the LOC108025882 gene encoding xaa-Pro aminopeptidase 3, with translation MNALRRLDRLMAPTARRSAAISTCLWPRRHQATTSSSGSRSPSATVDPAEVRGVAQILRQQKGNLGQPTSVSHPHLIQPDELVPGVELGEIKERRSQLMQNIRAYARSFGGEFNGHSSPCHMFVLGAGSKKYMSGKIPYVFRQNSDFYYLTGCLEPDAVLLLTIDEAQNVQSELFMRPKDPHAELWDGPRTGPELAVPLFGVTEAHPLYMLEAVLAKRAAALKPHIWFDKKTTDLPSLTEDMQRLSGVEQRPLLPAYTFLEAMRLLKSRAEMQLMRRTCDIASRSFNEVMAETRPGQSEHHLFAAIDYKCRMRNASHLAYPPVVAAGKNATVIHYVSNSQLLSPQDMVLMDAGCEYGGYTSDITRTWPAGGQFTEPQRVLYEMLHQLQAEIIGTVMKPGGETLDQLFETTCYKLGKYLQEIGLVSKSVSDYKELAGQGYRFCPHHVSHYLGMDVHDTPHVPRNTRIVPGMVFTVEPGIYIGQDCGDVPPEFRGIGIRIEDDLLINEHGQVEVLTDACVKDPRALQELCQQQQRDSDSGASASL, from the exons ATGAATGCCCTGAGGCGCCTGGACCGCCTAATGGCTCCGACCGCCCGCCGCAGCGCCGCCATCTCCACGTGCCTGTGGCCCCGCAGGCACCAAGCCACGACGAGCTCCTCGGGGAGTCGCAGCCCCAGCGCCACGGTGGACCCCGCGGAGGTGCGCGGCGTGGCCCAGATCCTGCGCCAGCAGAAGGGCAACCTGGGCCAGCCCACCAGCGTCTCGCATCCGCACCTCATCCAGCCGGATGAGCTGGTTCCCGGCGTGGAGCTGGGCGAGATCAAGGAGCGGCGCTCGCAGCTGATGCAGAACATTCGCGCCTACGCACGCAGCTTTGGCGGCGAGTTCAACGGCCACTCGAGTCCCTGTCACATG TTCGTCCTGGGCGCCGGTTCCAAGAAGTACATGAGCGGCAAGATCCCCTATGTGTTCCGCCAGAACTCGGACTTCTACTACCTCACCGGCTGCCTGGAGCCGGACGCCGTGCTCCTGCTGACCATCGACGAGGCCCAGAACGTACAGTCCGAACTGTTTATGCGCCCCAAGGATCCGCATGCCGAGCTCTGGGATGGTCCGCGCACCGGGCCCGAGCTGGCCGTGCCGCTCTTCGGCGTCACGGAGGCCCATCCGCTGTACATGCTGGAGGCGGTGCTGGCCAAGCGGGCGGCCGCCCTGAAGCCACACATTTGGTTCGACAAGAAGACCACCGATCTGCCGTCGCTGACGGAGGACATGCAGCGTCTGAGTGGCGTGGAGCAGCGTCCCCTGCTGCCCGCCTACACTTTCCTGGAGGCCATGCGGCTGCTCAAGTCGCGCGCCGAGATGCAGCTGATGCGACGCACCTGTGACATAGCCTCTCGCTCCTTCAACGAGGTAATGGCCGAAACGCGGCCAGGCCAATCGGAGCATCACCTGTTCGCGGCCATCGACTACAAGTGCCGCATGCGCAACGCCAGCCACCTGGCCTATCCGCCCGTGGTGGCCGCCGGCAAGAATGCCACCGTGATCCACTATGTGAGCAACAGCCAGTTGCTGAGTCCCCAGGACATGGTGCTGATGGACGCCGGCTGCGAGTACGGCGGCTATACCAGCGACATCACACGCACCTGGCCGGCTGGCGGGCAGTTCACGGAACCACAGCGCGTGCTGTACGAGATGCTGCACCAGCTGCAGGCCGAGATCATTGGCACCGTGATGAAGCCGGGCGGCGAGACGCTCGACCAACTGTTCGAGACCACCTGCTACAAGCTGGGCAAGTACCTGCAGGAGATCGGGCTGGTGAGCAAGTCGGTGAGCGACTACAAGGAGCTGGCCGGCCAGGGATACCGCTTCTGTCCGCACCACGTCTCCCACTACCTGGGCATGGACGTCCACGACACGCCGCATGTGCCGCGCAACACACGCATCGTGCCCGGCATGGTCTTCACCGTGGAGCCGGGCATCTATATTGGCCAGGATTGCGGCGATGTGCCGCCCGAGTTCCGCGGCATTGGCATCCGCATCGAGGACGACCTGCTGATCAACGAACACGGCCAGGTGGAGGTCCTCACGGACGCCTGCGTCAAGGATCCGCGCGCCCTGCAGGAGCTGTGCCAACAGCAGCAGAGGGATTCGGATTCCGGCGCCTCCGCTTCGTTGTGA